A genome region from Schlesneria paludicola DSM 18645 includes the following:
- a CDS encoding OprO/OprP family phosphate-selective porin, protein MNAPSLANSHARQNANLEQAVHPADPRLQIASMTIRSRQQIRRLRPPRFEVLVLCVIFGYSVHASEITTRDGTSTRLRLRTVQQVFNEELEDDASVTGESRESDLFLEDTPELLPSPASEPPVDDRHDLEERIRELEAQLNRQQMQDDLFADQLSSLSAKKESKPDPKLFKVFWKNGVLFETPDKNFTAHFGGRTQVDTVWLNATPEAIGTTNGYGVQNAANFRRARLRMDGTIYQTIDYVMEYDFVNSVNDNAGLAGQPATALNVINVPAPTDLWWQFREVPIVENVKVGLQKEPIGLEHLTSSRYLDFMERSYNQDAYTGPFNNGFTPGVAILKNFGSDQQGLFHAGVFKNTDTIPTGIFSYGGSTNAGYNFDARLSYLLWNEDDGRDLLHVGGSFSRRDPLNDAIRIRTRGSLRNGPGSLNPIYADTGNFFAATQDLAGAELSWIKGSFQLQSEYIVSACEDARSALSGGTNYGNYTTYGYYVMGSYFLTGEHREYEKKSGAFGRVVPHHNSKLYPKDCSEPYWGAWQVLARFSDLNLNDDGLQGGDTRDYTLGVNWFLNPHMKIQANYVLTDRRDANPAFAGAGIAGSGWINGFGMRLAHDF, encoded by the coding sequence ATGAATGCGCCCTCGTTGGCGAATTCGCATGCCCGCCAAAATGCGAACCTTGAACAGGCAGTTCACCCGGCAGATCCCCGTCTGCAAATCGCCTCGATGACGATTCGTTCGCGACAACAAATCAGACGGCTTCGACCGCCACGATTCGAGGTCCTCGTTCTTTGCGTGATTTTCGGTTACAGCGTTCATGCAAGCGAGATCACCACTCGCGACGGCACTTCGACGAGACTTCGATTGCGGACGGTCCAGCAAGTCTTTAACGAAGAACTTGAGGACGACGCGTCCGTCACGGGTGAGTCGAGAGAATCGGACCTGTTTCTCGAAGACACTCCCGAGTTGCTTCCCTCGCCCGCGTCAGAGCCGCCCGTCGACGATCGACACGATTTGGAAGAACGGATTCGCGAACTGGAAGCACAACTCAATCGCCAGCAAATGCAGGACGATTTGTTCGCGGACCAGCTTTCTTCGCTCAGCGCGAAAAAGGAAAGCAAACCCGATCCGAAGCTATTCAAGGTGTTCTGGAAAAACGGTGTCCTGTTCGAGACACCCGATAAGAACTTCACCGCGCACTTCGGCGGACGCACGCAGGTCGATACCGTATGGCTGAATGCAACGCCGGAAGCAATCGGCACCACAAATGGATATGGCGTTCAGAACGCCGCCAACTTCCGACGGGCGCGCCTACGCATGGATGGGACGATCTACCAGACAATCGACTACGTGATGGAGTATGACTTCGTAAACTCGGTCAATGACAACGCGGGGCTTGCGGGTCAGCCCGCGACGGCGTTGAACGTCATTAACGTCCCCGCGCCGACTGACCTGTGGTGGCAATTTCGCGAAGTACCGATCGTCGAAAACGTGAAGGTCGGTCTGCAGAAAGAGCCAATCGGACTCGAGCACCTGACCAGCAGCCGTTATCTCGACTTCATGGAACGCTCGTACAATCAAGACGCCTACACGGGACCGTTCAATAACGGGTTCACTCCAGGCGTCGCGATCCTGAAGAATTTTGGTTCCGACCAGCAAGGCCTGTTTCACGCAGGGGTCTTCAAAAACACGGATACGATTCCGACGGGGATCTTCAGCTACGGCGGTTCAACGAATGCCGGTTACAACTTCGATGCCCGCCTGAGCTACTTGTTGTGGAACGAGGACGACGGCCGCGATCTATTGCATGTCGGCGGTTCATTTAGCCGCCGCGATCCGCTGAATGATGCCATTCGCATTCGCACGCGAGGCTCATTACGAAACGGGCCTGGATCATTGAATCCCATCTACGCCGACACGGGCAATTTCTTTGCTGCCACCCAAGACCTGGCCGGAGCGGAACTCTCGTGGATCAAGGGATCGTTCCAGCTTCAATCCGAATACATTGTTTCGGCGTGCGAGGATGCTCGCAGCGCGCTGTCGGGTGGAACAAACTACGGCAACTACACCACGTACGGTTACTACGTGATGGGGTCCTATTTTCTGACTGGCGAGCATCGTGAGTACGAGAAGAAGTCAGGTGCATTCGGACGTGTGGTGCCGCATCACAACTCCAAACTGTACCCGAAAGATTGCTCAGAACCTTATTGGGGTGCCTGGCAAGTTCTCGCTCGTTTCTCCGATCTGAACCTGAATGACGATGGGCTGCAGGGGGGAGACACCCGCGACTACACCCTCGGCGTCAACTGGTTTCTGAATCCCCATATGAAGATTCAGGCCAACTATGTGCTGACGGATCGGCGCGATGCCAACCCCGCATTTGCAGGTGCCGGGATCGCGGGCTCAGGCTGGATCAACGGGTTTGGCATGCGGTTGGCTCATGATTTTTGA
- a CDS encoding efflux RND transporter permease subunit, translating into MSISHRFGRSTAWIVDRPGWAYLFLIVMSAIATVGYVDPERVRNLFLPHAKDPLEPVASSVANTETPKKPRPNVEALEMTRSDAILVIESDDVFTPSGAKALRAMISSLEAIPYVRNLLWMDRVPVLNIFGLREPLFPKSEASPARFVVARERALKHPLVKGQLLSPDGRTLIVLVNFDWLYVTSDEDCSSNLRKTAESALAEFPDVKFTVGVTGQVPIRLTMMQTHERNNLKFRVIGYGVVILMAAVLFRGVVSVVILSLGPILGIFWTIGFLNFFHLQDNPFNDVVLPVMLSLVGLADGVHMMVQIRRFHSAGMGERDAARAGLQEVGLACFLTSITTSIGFWSLTLAQHEIVKEFGWSCVLGVILTVFAILIVIPLAYLSRPAKFLRTLLSRKILGIRLEPIEQQEGFIERHLHRVVGFVDLILRYPKPVAWVGIVVTVVCAMIAMQLRPDERRSSFLPESAEATKALHQMDKALGGLEFSEVRIHWSSNVASDSTEVLKVVTQVDELLKSEPLIGTPLSIRSLLDALPGDSPTEERASMIELLPPPLKRAFYKPEDQYATVTFRVLDIGIAKYSTVFQRIETGLAQVVGEHPEFRLDLAGSAIHRWRNLYRIALDMGSSLGSETIIIICVLGIVFRSVRIGLIAMVPNIFPLVICATWMVFTGQPLEIVTVCCFTICLGIAVDDTIHFLTRFQEELPRSTSRKQAIRRTFEAVGTSMLMTTMVLVAGFFTVTFSDLRDQRIFASMGVLTMITAMVGDLVFLPAILAVYTVPAPGETAVEKDRPTA; encoded by the coding sequence TTGTCGATTTCCCATAGATTTGGTCGTTCCACCGCCTGGATCGTCGATCGCCCCGGTTGGGCCTATCTTTTTCTGATCGTGATGAGTGCGATTGCCACCGTTGGCTATGTCGACCCAGAACGCGTCCGGAATCTGTTTCTACCTCACGCGAAAGATCCGCTCGAACCCGTGGCCTCAAGTGTCGCGAACACCGAAACGCCGAAAAAGCCGCGACCCAACGTGGAAGCGTTGGAAATGACTCGGTCGGATGCGATTTTGGTGATCGAGTCGGATGATGTTTTTACGCCGAGTGGTGCCAAAGCCTTGCGGGCGATGATCTCTTCTCTCGAAGCGATTCCCTATGTCCGCAATCTGCTTTGGATGGACCGCGTGCCGGTTCTGAATATCTTTGGGTTGCGCGAACCGCTCTTTCCAAAATCGGAAGCATCCCCTGCCCGATTCGTCGTGGCGCGTGAGCGTGCCCTAAAGCATCCGCTCGTGAAGGGACAACTGTTATCGCCCGATGGTCGTACTTTAATCGTGCTGGTGAACTTTGACTGGCTCTATGTGACGAGCGATGAAGATTGCAGCAGCAATCTAAGAAAGACGGCGGAGTCAGCGCTGGCGGAGTTCCCTGATGTGAAGTTCACCGTAGGTGTTACCGGACAGGTTCCGATCCGTCTAACGATGATGCAGACCCACGAACGAAATAATCTCAAATTTCGCGTCATTGGGTATGGCGTCGTGATCTTGATGGCGGCCGTGCTGTTCCGCGGTGTGGTCTCGGTTGTGATTCTGTCGTTGGGCCCGATTTTGGGAATCTTCTGGACGATCGGATTCCTGAATTTCTTTCACTTGCAGGACAACCCCTTCAATGACGTCGTGTTGCCGGTGATGCTGAGTTTGGTGGGTCTGGCCGATGGTGTGCATATGATGGTTCAGATCCGCCGATTTCATTCGGCCGGGATGGGCGAACGCGATGCGGCCCGGGCTGGTTTGCAGGAAGTTGGGCTTGCCTGTTTTCTGACGTCCATCACGACCAGTATCGGGTTTTGGTCGCTGACGCTCGCACAGCACGAAATTGTGAAGGAGTTTGGCTGGAGCTGCGTGTTGGGTGTGATCCTGACGGTGTTTGCCATCCTGATCGTGATCCCGCTGGCGTACCTTTCGCGTCCCGCCAAGTTTCTGAGAACGCTGCTCAGCCGCAAGATTCTGGGAATTCGGCTCGAGCCGATCGAGCAGCAAGAAGGGTTCATTGAACGACATCTGCATCGAGTCGTCGGCTTCGTCGATCTGATTCTGCGTTATCCTAAGCCTGTGGCGTGGGTCGGGATTGTGGTGACTGTTGTTTGCGCCATGATTGCGATGCAGCTGCGTCCAGACGAACGACGATCGAGTTTCCTGCCTGAGAGTGCCGAAGCCACGAAAGCCTTGCACCAGATGGACAAGGCACTCGGGGGATTGGAATTCTCAGAAGTGCGGATTCACTGGTCATCGAATGTGGCATCGGATTCGACCGAAGTTCTGAAGGTCGTCACTCAGGTGGACGAGTTACTGAAGTCTGAGCCGCTCATTGGAACTCCTCTTTCGATTCGCAGCCTATTAGATGCGCTTCCGGGTGATAGCCCGACGGAAGAACGCGCATCGATGATCGAATTGTTGCCACCACCACTGAAGCGGGCTTTCTATAAGCCCGAAGATCAGTATGCGACAGTCACGTTTCGAGTTCTGGATATTGGAATCGCAAAGTACAGCACCGTCTTTCAACGGATCGAAACAGGGTTGGCTCAAGTAGTCGGCGAACATCCAGAATTTCGTTTGGATCTTGCGGGCTCTGCCATTCATCGTTGGCGTAACCTGTATCGTATCGCGCTCGATATGGGATCGAGCCTGGGCAGCGAGACCATCATCATCATCTGTGTCTTGGGGATCGTGTTCCGCTCGGTGCGGATCGGATTGATCGCAATGGTCCCGAACATCTTTCCGCTCGTGATTTGTGCGACGTGGATGGTCTTCACCGGACAACCGCTCGAGATTGTAACCGTGTGCTGCTTCACAATTTGTCTGGGGATTGCCGTGGATGACACCATTCACTTCCTCACCCGATTCCAGGAGGAGTTGCCTCGGTCGACCAGCCGCAAGCAGGCCATTCGTCGTACGTTCGAAGCGGTGGGAACTTCGATGTTGATGACGACCATGGTCCTGGTCGCAGGCTTTTTTACGGTGACATTCAGCGATCTGCGCGATCAGCGAATCTTCGCATCGATGGGTGTGCTAACGATGATTACCGCCATGGTGGGTGATCTTGTCTTCTTACCCGCGATTCTTGCCGTGTACACAGTTCCGGCCCCCGGCGAGACTGCCGTCGAGAAAGACCGGCCTACTGCGTAG
- a CDS encoding redoxin domain-containing protein has protein sequence MVTSYFKSPMRLWFCQLAMAGMVFGAEVRSELEPRSVPGFQLVDATGHVTEIVPEAKPRLTVVCFLGTECPLARQYGPRLNQLARESTLQDVRFIGVNSNSQDSPAELVAYAKEYGISFPLFKDPANKVADLFGARHMAEVFVLDQTLAIRYHGRVDDQYQPGVMRSMPTRHDLRVALEELLADKAVSVPRTETTGCTIGRVKQAATNSEVTFCKQVSRVLNQHCVECHRPGEIGPFSLTDYNEVLGWGDTILETVDSGRMPPWNADPKFGHFQNARTMPDQDKQLLRDWVNAGMPYGDAVDLPPKEESLSGWQLSRSPDLVLKMRDRPFHVPASGTVEYQYFVVDPQFEEDRWVSAAQVIPGNRSTVHHCIVFVRPPDGSDVRGVGYLTGYVPGQRSFNLLPGHARRVPAGSKFVFQMHYTPNGIEQDDLTQIGMTFIPESQVTHEVFTLLGIDQEFEIPPHNPDYPVHGQIGWFPKKAELLAIIPHMHVRGKAFQAISRQGETTEVLLDVPRYDFNWQHVYEFAKPLPLASIDKLEFTARFDNSKTNPANPDPSQSVTWGDQTWEEMAVAFFEVAEPRTVDAEPEPQRHKQKLIVRTGAEKSESETVEKFVVEFFERFDKNHDGVVERQETPLGFRNFGFHDFDSNRDGKLSREEIEAAAKWRRRKP, from the coding sequence ATGGTGACGTCTTACTTCAAATCGCCGATGCGATTGTGGTTTTGCCAGCTTGCGATGGCAGGCATGGTATTCGGAGCGGAGGTCCGCTCTGAACTCGAACCCCGATCTGTGCCGGGTTTCCAGCTGGTCGATGCCACGGGGCACGTGACGGAGATTGTGCCTGAGGCAAAACCGCGACTGACCGTGGTCTGTTTTCTTGGCACCGAGTGTCCGCTCGCCCGACAGTATGGTCCACGATTGAATCAGTTGGCGCGCGAATCGACATTGCAAGATGTTCGCTTCATTGGTGTGAACAGCAACTCGCAGGATTCGCCTGCGGAACTGGTGGCATACGCGAAGGAATACGGGATTTCGTTTCCTCTTTTTAAAGATCCCGCTAACAAGGTGGCAGATCTGTTTGGTGCGCGGCACATGGCAGAAGTCTTCGTGCTGGATCAGACGCTCGCGATTCGGTATCACGGTCGCGTCGACGATCAGTACCAGCCAGGCGTGATGCGTTCAATGCCGACACGCCACGATCTGCGGGTCGCTCTAGAGGAATTGCTGGCTGACAAGGCTGTGAGCGTGCCTCGAACGGAAACCACAGGTTGTACGATTGGCCGAGTCAAGCAGGCTGCGACCAATTCTGAGGTCACATTCTGTAAGCAGGTTTCGCGCGTATTGAATCAGCATTGCGTCGAATGCCATCGACCAGGAGAGATCGGTCCATTTTCATTGACCGACTACAATGAGGTTCTGGGCTGGGGCGACACAATCCTCGAGACCGTCGATTCCGGCAGGATGCCGCCTTGGAATGCCGATCCGAAGTTTGGTCACTTTCAGAATGCACGGACCATGCCGGATCAGGACAAGCAACTCCTGCGCGACTGGGTCAACGCCGGGATGCCTTATGGCGATGCAGTTGATTTGCCGCCGAAGGAAGAATCTCTGTCTGGCTGGCAGTTGAGTCGATCGCCCGATCTGGTGCTTAAGATGCGTGACCGACCGTTTCACGTTCCCGCCAGCGGAACGGTCGAATACCAGTACTTTGTCGTTGATCCTCAGTTTGAAGAAGATCGGTGGGTCTCGGCAGCGCAGGTGATTCCAGGCAATCGGTCGACGGTGCATCACTGCATCGTCTTCGTACGCCCGCCCGATGGATCAGACGTCCGCGGTGTTGGATATCTGACTGGGTATGTCCCTGGGCAACGCAGCTTTAACTTGCTGCCGGGGCATGCTCGACGCGTTCCCGCCGGATCGAAGTTTGTGTTTCAAATGCACTACACCCCGAACGGGATCGAGCAAGACGATTTGACACAAATCGGCATGACATTCATTCCCGAATCGCAGGTGACACACGAAGTTTTCACGCTTTTGGGGATCGATCAGGAGTTCGAGATTCCGCCCCACAATCCCGACTATCCTGTCCACGGACAGATTGGCTGGTTCCCGAAAAAGGCTGAACTACTGGCCATCATTCCGCACATGCATGTCCGTGGCAAAGCGTTTCAAGCGATCAGTCGTCAGGGTGAGACGACTGAGGTTCTGTTGGATGTGCCCCGGTATGATTTCAACTGGCAACATGTGTATGAGTTCGCGAAACCGCTTCCGCTTGCGTCGATTGATAAGCTGGAGTTCACCGCACGATTCGACAATTCAAAGACGAATCCCGCCAACCCCGACCCGTCGCAATCGGTGACCTGGGGCGACCAAACCTGGGAGGAAATGGCGGTTGCATTTTTTGAAGTTGCCGAACCGCGGACGGTGGACGCGGAACCAGAGCCGCAGCGCCACAAACAGAAATTGATCGTCAGAACAGGGGCCGAGAAAAGCGAATCCGAAACGGTCGAAAAGTTTGTCGTCGAGTTCTTCGAACGGTTTGATAAGAATCATGATGGCGTGGTCGAACGGCAGGAAACTCCGCTGGGTTTCCGCAATTTTGGATTTCATGATTTTGATTCCAACCGTGATGGAAAACTCAGTCGTGAGGAAATCGAAGCCGCGGCAAAGTGGCGTCGTAGGAAACCGTAA
- a CDS encoding serine/threonine-protein kinase: MSVQDSVASLLVKWDELRDAGNEVSADELCRESPDLLLELMAQIRQLKAMDWLDSVHIESTSTSYKTMIEKPLVTGLERRSVPVTLGGRYEMESLMAEGGFGQVWRALDTALLRPVAIKVTTVNCFAEARRVAQLKHQGIVTVHDVGNADGLCYIVFDLVDGSTLAHRLAQGSLTWRESARIVAQVAECVQFAHEKGFIHRDLKPSNILLDDNGMPVLADFGIAVTECELRHEAMTSVGTLAYMAPEQLQVGRSIDVRTDVYGLGVVFYELLTGRQPFSSPTLSGLREKILQGGPPAPRSCHFEQGHPEIPEPYERICLKCLSTEMDDRFASAKLLAHTLKQQILLDTQQF, encoded by the coding sequence GTGTCCGTGCAAGATTCCGTGGCGTCACTCCTTGTGAAATGGGACGAACTGCGTGACGCAGGGAACGAGGTGTCGGCGGACGAATTGTGTCGTGAGTCACCGGATCTTTTGCTGGAACTCATGGCTCAGATTCGTCAGTTGAAAGCGATGGATTGGCTGGACTCGGTCCATATCGAGTCGACCTCGACTTCGTACAAGACCATGATCGAAAAACCGCTCGTGACGGGGCTGGAGCGAAGGAGCGTGCCAGTCACTCTCGGGGGACGCTATGAAATGGAAAGCCTGATGGCCGAGGGGGGCTTTGGGCAGGTGTGGCGTGCGCTGGATACCGCCCTACTGCGGCCTGTCGCCATCAAAGTCACAACAGTCAACTGCTTCGCGGAAGCACGCCGCGTTGCCCAGTTGAAGCACCAGGGAATTGTGACAGTCCATGACGTCGGGAATGCCGATGGCTTATGCTATATCGTGTTTGACCTGGTGGATGGCAGCACGCTGGCTCACAGACTCGCGCAAGGTTCACTGACCTGGCGCGAGTCAGCACGGATTGTGGCACAGGTCGCCGAGTGTGTGCAGTTTGCGCACGAAAAAGGGTTCATTCACCGGGATCTCAAACCGTCGAACATCTTGCTGGATGACAATGGAATGCCCGTCCTGGCCGACTTCGGCATTGCCGTCACCGAATGTGAACTTCGCCACGAAGCGATGACGTCGGTGGGCACGCTGGCGTACATGGCGCCAGAGCAATTACAGGTCGGGCGATCGATTGACGTTCGCACGGATGTGTATGGACTGGGAGTTGTCTTTTACGAACTACTGACGGGACGCCAGCCATTCTCAAGCCCAACCCTGAGCGGTCTGCGTGAGAAGATCTTGCAGGGCGGCCCCCCCGCACCGCGATCCTGTCATTTCGAACAGGGGCATCCCGAGATTCCCGAACCGTACGAACGAATCTGTCTCAAATGCCTGTCGACGGAGATGGACGACCGATTTGCCTCCGCAAAGTTGCTGGCGCACACTTTGAAGCAGCAGATCCTGTTGGATACGCAGCAATTCTGA
- a CDS encoding RNA polymerase sigma factor, producing MHDAADESHALQAWLEKLQATDGVALDEVRSEIIRHSCDRLEKLTRTMLRNYPRLRRWEQTGDVLQNALLRLHQALVTIRPSGAQQFFGLAAMQIRRELIDMTRHHFGPEGAAAKHQTDSVQLMSGGDSILDGHPDVQSEPSSLEEWTAFHEAVQRLPDPEREVFDLYWYEGFDQKTIARLLNVTDRTVKNRWRSAKLAIRDGLMEIER from the coding sequence ATGCATGACGCAGCGGACGAAAGCCATGCTCTTCAGGCTTGGCTTGAAAAACTTCAGGCAACCGATGGAGTGGCACTCGACGAGGTTCGTAGCGAGATCATTCGACACTCGTGCGATCGGTTGGAAAAGCTCACTCGAACGATGTTGCGAAACTATCCGCGATTGCGAAGGTGGGAGCAAACCGGGGACGTACTTCAGAACGCGCTGCTTCGTTTGCACCAGGCCTTGGTAACAATTCGCCCAAGTGGTGCTCAGCAGTTTTTTGGACTCGCCGCGATGCAGATCCGGCGTGAACTGATCGACATGACGCGGCATCATTTCGGTCCGGAAGGTGCGGCCGCGAAACATCAGACGGACTCAGTTCAGCTCATGAGTGGCGGCGATTCAATTTTGGACGGGCACCCGGACGTTCAAAGCGAACCGTCGTCACTGGAGGAATGGACGGCATTTCACGAAGCCGTTCAGCGTTTGCCGGATCCGGAACGAGAGGTCTTTGATCTTTATTGGTACGAAGGATTCGATCAAAAGACCATTGCCAGGCTTCTGAATGTCACCGATCGGACGGTCAAGAATCGTTGGCGTAGTGCGAAGCTTGCGATTCGAGATGGTCTGATGGAAATCGAGCGTTGA
- a CDS encoding thioredoxin family protein — translation MIQELTVELFDAEVLQSEIPVVVDFWTPGCGPCRLQDSVLDELAVENSGQFHVKKINVWDEPDLATRFNISAVPTVLIFDRGDVVRSLVGYQDKHRLLRALELTAKI, via the coding sequence ATGATTCAGGAACTGACCGTCGAATTGTTTGATGCCGAAGTTTTGCAGTCGGAAATCCCCGTCGTCGTGGACTTCTGGACGCCAGGCTGCGGTCCTTGCCGGCTTCAGGATTCTGTGTTGGACGAACTGGCTGTAGAGAATTCGGGACAATTTCACGTCAAGAAGATCAATGTTTGGGACGAACCAGATCTGGCGACTCGTTTCAATATTAGTGCTGTGCCGACCGTCTTGATTTTTGATCGCGGCGACGTTGTTCGTTCTCTGGTTGGATATCAGGACAAGCACAGGCTGCTGCGGGCTCTCGAATTGACTGCAAAAATCTGA
- a CDS encoding SPFH domain-containing protein, translated as MSVFMSLGVGVGAAAVAAMFLLWLVVRYIPNDKVGIVEKLWSAKGSLGDGDIVALSGEAGFQPNVLRGGLHFGYWRWQFAVHKRPLMTVTQGKLAYVFARAGEALGPSQTLGRVVACNHYQDVRTFLQGGQKGRQRAILREGVYAINLAVFNIIREDGVFSIDNDRNLSEWQQQLLSVDGFSPVVIGSSSGSKSDDIGIVTTQDGPSLQSGEIIAPPVGNEAGDENYHNNYQDIEAFLRAGGRRGKQYAPLLDGTYFINRWFASIEHIPKEVVNIGEVGVVVSYYGKQGSDTSGVQFRHGERVHQGERGVWETTLGPGKYPFNTYAGQIIRVPTTNFVLHWITGKSEGHKYDESLKSIDLITKDAYEPILPLSVVVHIDYQKAPNVIQRFGDVKKLITQTIDPMLSAYFRDVAHKKTMLELVHSRDEIQQQARSELKAKFEQFDIGCVDVLIGKPESKQDDGKIENLLEQLRLRQLSLEQIETYGKQEQAAEKKKSLNDANAKAEMQEQLTQSSIKIAITTNQAEADLAKARKDAERRVVTARAESESISLEGQGQSQKVNLVGSAEADVLLKKVASYGDPKLYALSVVAQALSKSEQPLVPATMLSSGGDGTQIGMLGTLMSLLVAEKIGVNIGPQPPSADFTIVEERNA; from the coding sequence ATGTCGGTGTTCATGTCTTTGGGCGTCGGTGTTGGAGCTGCTGCGGTCGCTGCAATGTTCTTGCTCTGGCTCGTGGTTCGCTATATCCCCAACGACAAAGTGGGGATCGTGGAAAAACTCTGGTCAGCCAAAGGATCTTTGGGCGATGGGGACATCGTCGCACTCAGCGGAGAGGCCGGATTTCAGCCGAATGTCCTGCGTGGTGGCCTGCATTTCGGATATTGGCGATGGCAATTCGCCGTCCACAAACGGCCACTCATGACCGTGACACAGGGAAAACTGGCGTACGTGTTTGCCCGCGCGGGTGAAGCTCTCGGGCCGAGTCAGACACTGGGTCGCGTCGTTGCCTGCAATCACTATCAGGATGTGCGAACCTTCTTGCAGGGCGGACAGAAAGGTCGCCAGCGCGCCATTCTACGCGAGGGGGTGTACGCCATCAATCTGGCCGTGTTCAACATCATCCGAGAAGACGGCGTTTTCTCGATTGATAACGATCGAAATCTGTCGGAATGGCAGCAGCAGTTGTTGTCGGTCGACGGATTCAGTCCGGTTGTCATCGGCAGCTCCTCCGGTAGCAAGAGCGACGATATTGGAATTGTGACAACTCAAGATGGACCTTCGCTGCAGTCCGGAGAGATCATTGCGCCGCCGGTCGGAAATGAAGCGGGCGATGAGAACTACCATAATAATTACCAGGATATTGAAGCCTTCCTGAGGGCCGGAGGCCGACGTGGGAAGCAGTATGCCCCATTGCTGGACGGAACCTATTTCATCAATCGCTGGTTTGCGTCGATTGAGCATATTCCCAAGGAGGTCGTCAATATCGGCGAAGTGGGCGTTGTGGTCAGCTACTATGGAAAACAGGGAAGCGATACATCGGGTGTGCAGTTCCGGCATGGCGAGCGCGTTCACCAGGGTGAGCGTGGTGTGTGGGAAACGACTCTGGGACCGGGAAAATATCCATTCAATACATATGCCGGTCAGATTATCCGAGTTCCGACCACGAACTTTGTGTTGCACTGGATCACGGGCAAGAGTGAAGGGCACAAGTATGACGAGTCGTTGAAGTCGATCGATCTCATTACGAAAGACGCCTATGAACCGATCCTGCCGCTGTCTGTGGTGGTGCATATCGACTATCAGAAAGCCCCGAACGTCATTCAGCGGTTTGGCGATGTCAAGAAATTGATTACGCAGACGATCGATCCCATGCTGAGCGCCTATTTTCGGGACGTCGCTCATAAGAAGACCATGTTGGAACTGGTGCATAGCCGCGATGAGATCCAGCAGCAGGCACGAAGTGAATTGAAAGCGAAGTTCGAGCAGTTCGACATCGGGTGTGTCGACGTTCTGATCGGCAAGCCGGAATCAAAGCAAGACGATGGCAAGATCGAGAACCTGCTGGAGCAATTGCGACTACGTCAATTGTCGCTCGAACAGATCGAGACCTACGGTAAACAGGAGCAAGCCGCAGAAAAGAAGAAGAGCCTTAACGATGCCAACGCCAAGGCCGAAATGCAGGAGCAGTTGACTCAATCGTCGATCAAGATTGCGATCACGACCAACCAGGCCGAAGCGGATCTGGCGAAAGCGCGAAAGGACGCAGAACGACGTGTCGTCACGGCCAGGGCCGAAAGTGAAAGTATTTCACTCGAAGGTCAGGGCCAATCGCAAAAAGTAAACCTTGTCGGTTCCGCCGAAGCCGACGTGTTGCTCAAGAAAGTCGCGTCGTATGGAGACCCAAAACTATATGCCCTATCGGTGGTGGCGCAAGCGTTATCGAAAAGTGAGCAACCTCTGGTTCCCGCAACGATGCTGTCGTCCGGCGGAGACGGAACACAGATCGGCATGCTGGGGACTCTGATGTCGCTGCTGGTCGCGGAAAAGATCGGCGTCAACATCGGGCCTCAACCTCCATCCGCGGACTTCACGATTGTGGAAGAACGCAACGCGTGA